A genome region from Rhodopseudomonas boonkerdii includes the following:
- a CDS encoding nitroreductase has product MQFDDVILGRRSIRGYKPDPVPQKLIEEIIALAMRAPSSMNTQPWNFTVVTGEPLDRIRAGNTERMIAGIPQSREFRTGQPFAGQHRDRQVGVAKQLFAAMGIARDDAAMRQDWVLRGFRQFDAPVCVIITYDRVLDGSDDTPFDCGAVATALVNAAWSRGLGAVINSQGIMQSPVVREHAGIADDQIIMKSIALGWPDDSFPANAVVSERKSVAEAARFVGFGDQA; this is encoded by the coding sequence ATGCAATTCGATGACGTGATCCTCGGCCGCCGCAGCATTCGCGGCTACAAGCCCGATCCGGTGCCGCAGAAGCTGATCGAGGAGATCATCGCACTGGCGATGCGCGCGCCCTCCTCCATGAACACCCAGCCGTGGAATTTCACCGTCGTCACCGGCGAACCGCTCGATCGCATTCGCGCCGGCAATACCGAGCGGATGATCGCCGGCATCCCGCAATCGCGCGAATTCCGCACCGGGCAGCCCTTTGCGGGCCAGCACCGCGACCGTCAGGTCGGTGTCGCCAAGCAGCTGTTCGCGGCGATGGGAATCGCGCGCGACGACGCGGCCATGCGGCAGGACTGGGTGCTGCGCGGTTTCCGCCAGTTCGATGCGCCGGTTTGCGTGATCATCACCTATGACCGCGTGCTGGACGGCAGCGACGATACGCCGTTCGATTGCGGCGCCGTCGCCACCGCCCTCGTCAATGCCGCCTGGTCGCGCGGCCTCGGCGCCGTGATCAACAGCCAGGGCATCATGCAGTCGCCGGTGGTGCGCGAGCATGCGGGCATCGCCGACGACCAGATCATCATGAAGAGCATCGCCCTCGGCTGGCCGGACGACAGCTTTCCCGCCAATGCCGTGGTGTCGGAGCGCAAGTCGGTGGCGGAAGCCGCGCGCTTCGTCGGCTTTGGAGACCAGGCATGA
- a CDS encoding DUF1330 domain-containing protein produces MGVDLLNIEGLSAQDPQSPVVMVNLMRFHPRALDGDGTGWDAYLRYSALTVPMIKARGGTLLWTGDAKAVALGVPDAHRWDYLALVYYPMLKAFMEMMTSADYETRCDPHRRNGCADHVIICTSEAYSKFKPG; encoded by the coding sequence ATGGGCGTCGATCTCTTGAACATCGAAGGTCTCAGCGCGCAGGATCCGCAAAGCCCGGTGGTGATGGTCAATCTGATGCGCTTTCATCCGCGTGCGCTCGATGGCGACGGCACCGGCTGGGACGCCTATCTGCGCTACAGCGCGCTGACGGTGCCGATGATCAAGGCGCGCGGCGGCACGTTGCTGTGGACCGGCGACGCCAAGGCCGTCGCGCTCGGCGTGCCCGATGCGCATCGCTGGGACTATCTGGCGCTGGTCTATTATCCCATGCTCAAAGCCTTCATGGAAATGATGACCTCGGCGGACTATGAGACCCGCTGCGATCCGCATCGCCGCAATGGCTGCGCGGATCACGTCATCATCTGCACCAGCGAGGCCTACAGCAAGTTCAAGCCCGGCTGA
- a CDS encoding LysR substrate-binding domain-containing protein — MVELRHLRYFLEVARVEHITRAAEALHVTQSTLSHQIGQLEAVLGVQLFDRIGRGLQLTDAGRTFSDYARRALEEVDEGRFALEGLRDLVRGRVRIGVIHTYNSTLLPAVIAEFATAHPGIHVSIEDMPASDIAAMVASGALHLGLSFATPGRADVEAEPLFSERLMLVVRDDHPLAQRKTVSASQLAGLRLAVQTERFVSRRMIDAELGPLIEGRIWLEMSSIGAMLETIRLQAQTAAILFERAIGPGSGLRQIEIVQPNVMRTAAIIWRKGRARTRAATEIAAAVRRHCRAAGLKMRRG; from the coding sequence ATGGTCGAGCTGCGGCATCTGCGCTATTTCCTCGAAGTCGCGCGCGTCGAGCACATCACGCGCGCCGCAGAGGCGTTGCATGTGACGCAGTCCACGCTGTCGCATCAGATCGGCCAGCTCGAAGCTGTGCTCGGCGTACAATTGTTTGATCGCATCGGCCGTGGCCTGCAGCTCACCGATGCCGGCCGTACCTTTTCGGATTACGCGCGGCGTGCGCTGGAGGAGGTGGACGAGGGGCGCTTTGCGCTGGAGGGTCTGCGCGACCTCGTGCGCGGTCGCGTCCGCATCGGCGTCATCCACACCTATAACAGCACGCTGCTTCCGGCGGTGATCGCGGAATTCGCAACAGCACATCCCGGCATTCATGTCTCCATTGAGGACATGCCGGCCTCCGACATCGCGGCCATGGTGGCGAGCGGCGCGCTGCATCTCGGGTTGTCTTTCGCCACGCCCGGACGTGCCGATGTCGAGGCGGAGCCGCTGTTCTCGGAGCGCCTGATGCTGGTGGTGCGCGACGACCATCCGCTCGCTCAGCGCAAGACCGTGAGCGCGTCGCAGCTCGCCGGATTGCGGCTCGCGGTGCAGACCGAACGTTTCGTCTCGCGCCGGATGATCGACGCCGAACTTGGCCCGCTCATCGAGGGGCGTATCTGGTTGGAAATGAGCTCCATCGGCGCGATGCTGGAGACGATCCGGCTGCAGGCGCAGACCGCTGCGATCCTGTTCGAGCGTGCCATCGGCCCGGGCAGCGGGTTGCGTCAGATCGAGATCGTGCAGCCGAACGTGATGCGCACCGCCGCCATCATCTGGCGCAAGGGCCGCGCCCGCACGCGCGCCGCTACCGAGATCGCCGCCGCCGTCCGGCGGCATTGCAGGGCGGCGGGATTGAAGATGAGGCGCGGCTAG
- a CDS encoding Bug family tripartite tricarboxylate transporter substrate binding protein encodes MRKVLIAICTVLGFGQCLGQASAADYPTRPIRLVVPLPAGSSTDVIARVFADSVSQKLGQQIIIDNKPGADGAIAASDIKRSAADGYSIMLASNSAMSGVPATRKTPPYDVTTDFTPITDIGRYNFFFYVNKEIPAKTLAELVAYAKANPGKLIYGAGNITGRLSFASVVMSNGLDVTHVPYRGEPPAMTDLITGRIQAMVATSGTGIPQVKDGKITALATVLEKRSAIAPDVPTIAEAGYPDFKIEPWAGLFGPPNMPAEIVAVLNKAFREAMNDPAVKQRMVEQDFALTPSTPEQLGALVKQQLDIHRKIVAAAGIEIIP; translated from the coding sequence TTGCGGAAGGTCTTGATCGCGATTTGTACGGTGCTCGGCTTCGGCCAGTGTCTGGGCCAGGCATCGGCCGCGGATTATCCCACCCGGCCGATCCGGCTCGTCGTCCCGCTGCCGGCGGGCTCCTCCACCGACGTGATCGCGCGCGTGTTCGCCGATTCCGTGTCGCAGAAACTGGGGCAGCAGATCATCATCGACAACAAGCCCGGCGCCGACGGCGCCATCGCCGCCAGCGACATCAAGCGCAGCGCCGCGGACGGCTACAGCATCATGCTTGCCTCCAACAGCGCCATGTCCGGCGTGCCAGCGACGCGCAAGACACCGCCCTACGACGTGACCACCGATTTCACGCCGATCACCGACATCGGCCGCTACAACTTCTTCTTCTACGTGAACAAGGAAATCCCGGCGAAGACGCTGGCGGAACTCGTCGCTTACGCCAAGGCCAATCCGGGCAAATTGATCTATGGCGCCGGCAACATCACCGGCCGCCTGTCCTTCGCGTCGGTGGTGATGAGCAACGGCCTCGACGTGACGCATGTGCCGTATCGCGGCGAGCCGCCGGCGATGACCGACCTCATCACCGGCCGCATCCAGGCCATGGTGGCGACATCCGGCACCGGCATTCCGCAGGTCAAGGACGGCAAGATCACCGCGCTGGCGACCGTGCTTGAAAAGCGCAGCGCCATCGCGCCGGATGTGCCGACCATTGCCGAAGCCGGCTATCCGGACTTCAAGATCGAGCCCTGGGCCGGGCTGTTCGGACCGCCGAACATGCCTGCAGAGATCGTCGCGGTGCTCAACAAGGCATTCCGCGAGGCGATGAACGATCCCGCCGTCAAGCAGCGCATGGTGGAGCAGGATTTCGCGCTGACGCCCTCGACGCCGGAGCAGCTTGGCGCACTGGTGAAGCAGCAACTGGACATCCACCGCAAGATCGTCGCGGCGGCTGGCATCGAGATCATTCCGTGA
- a CDS encoding Bug family tripartite tricarboxylate transporter substrate binding protein: MTRGFARALGAVAILLAGAGSVHAQNWPNKPIRMVVPYTPGGYTDLMARLVSEKMSTSLGQTIVIENKPGANAVIGTDTVAKAAPDGYTFGTVIAAHSVNPSLNPKLPYDTMKDLTYVSLTSVAPLILIATPSLPAKDMKEFIALAKSKPGQLNFASSGIGSAAHLTMEMLKSREGLNLQHIPYKGTAGALQDTVGGQINVMFDVIGPLMSQVKSGNARALAVAAKQRIPAAGDVPTMTEAGVPDFVSGTWSGIIAPAGTPKEIVDRVAAEAKKALADPDLRKKLDDQGIVPMGTSPDEFKTFVTDEIARWKKVIADADIKMPQ; encoded by the coding sequence ATGACACGAGGTTTCGCTCGCGCGCTCGGCGCCGTCGCCATCCTGCTGGCCGGCGCCGGCAGCGTCCATGCGCAGAACTGGCCGAACAAGCCGATCCGCATGGTCGTGCCCTATACACCGGGCGGCTATACCGACCTGATGGCACGGCTCGTGTCCGAGAAGATGTCGACATCGCTGGGTCAGACCATCGTGATCGAGAACAAGCCCGGCGCAAATGCGGTGATCGGCACCGACACCGTCGCCAAGGCCGCGCCCGACGGCTACACCTTCGGCACCGTGATCGCGGCCCATTCGGTGAACCCTTCGCTCAATCCGAAGCTGCCCTATGACACGATGAAGGATCTGACCTATGTGTCGCTGACCTCGGTGGCACCGCTGATCCTGATCGCCACGCCATCGCTGCCGGCCAAGGACATGAAGGAGTTCATCGCGCTGGCAAAATCGAAGCCCGGTCAGTTGAATTTCGCATCTAGCGGCATCGGCTCGGCGGCGCATCTGACGATGGAAATGCTCAAGAGCCGCGAAGGCCTCAACCTGCAGCATATTCCGTACAAGGGCACGGCCGGCGCCTTGCAGGATACGGTGGGCGGCCAGATCAATGTGATGTTCGACGTGATCGGCCCATTGATGTCACAGGTGAAGTCGGGCAATGCCAGGGCGCTCGCCGTCGCAGCGAAGCAGCGCATCCCGGCCGCCGGCGACGTGCCGACCATGACCGAAGCCGGCGTGCCGGATTTCGTGTCGGGCACCTGGTCGGGCATCATTGCGCCGGCCGGCACCCCGAAGGAGATCGTCGACCGCGTCGCCGCGGAAGCCAAGAAGGCTCTCGCCGATCCCGACCTGCGCAAGAAGCTCGACGATCAGGGCATCGTCCCGATGGGCACATCGCCGGACGAATTCAAGACCTTCGTCACCGACGAGATCGCGCGCTGGAAGAAGGTCATCGCCGACGCCGACATCAAGATGCCGCAGTAA
- a CDS encoding DUF1801 domain-containing protein, which produces MRRDQAQPTSPPTTMTASATPSSLIDARIKELGDWRGRTLAHVRALIKAALPDIVEEWKWRGVPVWEHNGIICTGESYKSAVKLTFAKGAILDDPKGLFNASLDGNVRRAIDLHEGDAIDETAFKALVRAAAAVNASKPAKRKEK; this is translated from the coding sequence ATGCGCCGCGATCAGGCCCAGCCAACGAGCCCTCCGACAACCATGACCGCAAGCGCCACACCGTCCAGCCTGATCGACGCTCGCATCAAGGAGCTCGGCGACTGGCGCGGCAGGACGCTGGCGCATGTTCGGGCGCTGATCAAAGCGGCGCTGCCTGACATTGTCGAAGAGTGGAAATGGCGCGGCGTGCCGGTTTGGGAACATAACGGCATCATCTGCACCGGCGAGAGCTACAAGAGCGCGGTCAAGCTGACCTTCGCCAAGGGCGCTATCCTCGACGACCCCAAGGGTCTGTTCAATGCCAGTCTCGACGGCAATGTCCGTCGCGCCATCGATCTGCATGAAGGCGATGCGATCGACGAGACAGCGTTCAAGGCGCTGGTCAGGGCGGCTGCGGCCGTGAACGCCAGTAAACCTGCGAAACGCAAAGAGAAATAG
- a CDS encoding TAXI family TRAP transporter solute-binding subunit: MGLLAFSAIAAITYVTTRPVTLRIAVGPADGNDKNLIQIIGAQFARDRSPIRLSLRVTAGGTESLALLASGKADIAVARGDLDLPRDAQSLAIMRKNLVVIWSPSGRGITGKRKTALKTIGDLAGRRIGVVGRSDANIKLLKVILTEAGVAPDKVKIVQFAVDQVAQMARDPGLDAFMTVGPLDSKITADAIAFSTEPKRELTFIPISVSDTIARKHPLYESDKIPASSFGGKPARPDDEVETVSVNHLIVARSELPDSTASAFTRQLLTVRQRLSRDNPDASKIEKPDTDKDAALPAHPGAAAYIDGTERTFLEKYSDYFWAGILLLSVLGSAGAWIGHYLKRDEKTANTAHRDKLLGTIARVRAAGSLAELKELQGDVDSVLQETLDCYDDGAIDEGDLKAVELVLAQLHRALLDRRMDLGTEAPEMTESQISRPRKIDRPTSL; this comes from the coding sequence GTGGGGCTGTTGGCCTTCAGTGCAATCGCAGCCATCACCTACGTCACGACACGCCCCGTCACCCTGCGGATCGCCGTGGGACCGGCGGATGGCAACGACAAGAACCTGATCCAGATTATCGGCGCACAATTCGCCCGAGATCGCAGCCCGATCCGGCTGTCGCTGCGTGTCACCGCGGGCGGTACCGAAAGTCTCGCATTGCTCGCGAGCGGCAAGGCCGACATCGCCGTCGCCCGCGGCGATCTCGACCTGCCGCGCGACGCGCAATCGCTCGCCATCATGCGCAAGAATCTCGTCGTGATCTGGTCGCCTTCCGGGCGCGGCATCACGGGAAAGCGCAAGACCGCGCTCAAGACGATCGGCGACCTCGCCGGCCGCCGCATCGGCGTGGTCGGCCGCAGCGACGCCAATATCAAATTGCTGAAAGTCATCCTCACGGAAGCCGGCGTCGCCCCGGACAAGGTCAAGATCGTTCAGTTCGCAGTCGATCAGGTCGCACAGATGGCGCGTGATCCCGGCCTCGACGCATTCATGACGGTCGGTCCGCTCGACAGCAAAATCACGGCGGATGCCATCGCCTTCAGCACCGAACCGAAGCGCGAGCTCACTTTCATCCCGATCAGTGTCTCCGACACGATCGCCCGCAAGCATCCACTCTACGAATCCGACAAGATTCCCGCGAGCAGTTTTGGCGGCAAACCGGCGCGGCCTGACGATGAGGTCGAAACGGTCAGCGTCAATCATCTCATCGTCGCCCGCAGCGAATTGCCGGATAGCACGGCCTCCGCCTTCACGCGCCAACTTCTGACCGTCCGCCAGCGTCTGTCGCGCGATAATCCCGACGCATCGAAAATCGAGAAGCCGGACACCGACAAGGATGCCGCTTTGCCAGCACATCCCGGCGCCGCCGCTTATATCGACGGCACCGAACGGACCTTTCTCGAAAAATACAGCGATTATTTCTGGGCCGGCATTCTGCTGCTATCGGTCCTGGGTTCGGCGGGCGCGTGGATCGGTCACTATCTCAAGCGCGATGAAAAGACCGCCAACACGGCCCATCGCGACAAGCTCCTGGGTACGATCGCGCGTGTTCGTGCTGCCGGCTCGCTTGCCGAGCTGAAGGAATTGCAGGGAGACGTCGATTCCGTGCTGCAAGAGACGCTCGATTGCTACGACGACGGCGCTATCGACGAAGGCGATCTCAAAGCGGTCGAGCTGGTTCTGGCGCAATTGCATCGCGCTTTGTTGGATCGGCGCATGGACCTCGGCACCGAAGCACCGGAAATGACAGAGAGCCAGATCTCGCGCCCCCGCAAAATCGATCGCCCGACCAGCCTTTAG
- a CDS encoding GFA family protein, translating into MELTCPCKAVTLRISSEPVAQFWCHCADCQTVHGAAYVAESIYPAGDVEIVSGDTTSFALKTTPRISCATCGTRLVVELPGIEMRAINGYLLTDTFKPSLHIHCSEAVAPIRDNLPHYATMPAAFGGDDRRVDW; encoded by the coding sequence ATGGAACTCACCTGTCCCTGCAAAGCGGTCACCCTGCGGATTTCCTCCGAGCCTGTCGCCCAGTTCTGGTGCCACTGCGCCGACTGCCAGACCGTCCACGGCGCGGCCTATGTGGCGGAGTCGATCTATCCTGCCGGGGATGTCGAGATCGTCTCTGGCGACACAACGAGTTTCGCCTTGAAGACGACGCCGCGCATCAGTTGCGCGACATGCGGCACACGACTGGTCGTCGAACTCCCCGGGATCGAGATGCGCGCCATCAACGGCTACCTGCTGACGGATACATTCAAGCCGAGCCTCCATATCCATTGCAGCGAGGCCGTCGCACCAATTCGCGACAACCTTCCGCATTACGCCACCATGCCGGCGGCGTTCGGTGGCGACGACAGGCGGGTGGACTGGTAG
- the yghU gene encoding glutathione-dependent disulfide-bond oxidoreductase produces MTDVPYTPPKVWTWNKPSGGQFASVNRPIAGPTHEKELPVGKHPFQLYSLATPNGQKVTIMFEELLAAGHKGAEYDAWLIKIDGNQFGSGFVDVNPNSKIPALIDRSGDKPFRVFESGAILTHLAEKFGAFLPKDGPARAETLSWLFWQMGSAPFLGGGFGHFYAYAPSKIEYAIDRYAMETKRQLDVLDRQLANNEFIAGKDYSIADMAIFPWYGGLAEGAIYGDAGTFLDVQSYKNLQRWTRAIGARPAVKRGRMVNRVSGDPARQLHERHDASDFETRTQDKIEAQAGKA; encoded by the coding sequence ATGACCGACGTCCCCTACACGCCCCCGAAAGTCTGGACCTGGAACAAGCCCAGCGGCGGCCAGTTCGCCTCGGTCAATCGGCCGATCGCCGGACCGACTCATGAGAAGGAGCTTCCGGTCGGCAAGCATCCGTTCCAGCTTTACTCGCTGGCGACGCCCAACGGACAGAAAGTCACCATCATGTTCGAGGAGCTGCTCGCCGCAGGCCATAAGGGCGCCGAATATGACGCCTGGCTGATCAAGATCGACGGCAACCAGTTCGGCTCCGGGTTCGTCGATGTCAATCCGAACTCGAAGATCCCGGCGCTGATCGACCGTAGCGGCGACAAGCCATTTCGCGTGTTCGAATCCGGCGCAATCCTGACCCATCTCGCCGAGAAGTTCGGCGCGTTCCTGCCGAAAGACGGTCCGGCACGGGCTGAAACCCTGTCCTGGCTGTTCTGGCAGATGGGCAGCGCCCCGTTCCTCGGCGGCGGCTTCGGGCATTTCTATGCCTATGCGCCCAGCAAGATCGAATATGCCATCGACCGTTATGCCATGGAGACCAAGCGCCAGCTCGACGTGCTGGATCGCCAGCTGGCCAACAACGAGTTCATCGCCGGCAAGGACTACAGCATCGCCGATATGGCGATCTTTCCCTGGTATGGCGGCCTCGCCGAAGGCGCGATCTATGGCGATGCCGGCACGTTCCTCGATGTGCAGAGCTACAAGAACCTGCAGCGCTGGACCAGGGCGATCGGCGCACGCCCGGCCGTGAAGCGCGGTCGCATGGTCAATCGCGTCTCGGGCGATCCCGCCCGCCAGCTCCACGAACGCCATGACGCCAGCGACTTCGAGACACGGACCCAGGACAAGATCGAGGCGCAGGCCGGCAAGGCCTGA